One Ardenticatenales bacterium genomic region harbors:
- a CDS encoding flavin reductase family protein, with amino-acid sequence MVSSDDFRKALAQFASGVTVVTTMYQEHRIGVTASSFSSLSLDPPLVLVCFGKHLFTHKAISEFGAFSINLLSVDQLDWGMRFAGMQPEVKDRFAGIDVQTAVTGCPILPGCLAWLDCKVWQIYDGGDHAIFVGEVMAAHATADNSMPLLYHNRQWQSCAALPK; translated from the coding sequence GTGGTCAGTTCTGACGATTTCCGCAAAGCACTCGCGCAGTTCGCTTCTGGCGTCACCGTGGTGACGACCATGTACCAAGAGCATCGGATTGGCGTTACAGCCAGTTCTTTTTCCAGCCTCAGCCTGGATCCGCCGCTGGTGTTGGTTTGCTTCGGCAAGCATCTGTTTACGCACAAGGCGATCAGCGAGTTTGGCGCGTTCTCGATTAATCTTTTGAGCGTGGATCAGCTTGATTGGGGAATGCGGTTTGCCGGCATGCAGCCCGAGGTGAAGGATCGATTTGCCGGCATCGACGTACAAACCGCCGTCACCGGCTGCCCCATCCTCCCCGGCTGCCTCGCCTGGCTCGACTGCAAAGTGTGGCAAATCTACGACGGTGGCGATCACGCCATCTTCGTCGGTGAAGTCATGGCCGCCCACGCCACCGCCGACAACAGTATGCCGCTGCTTTACCACAATCGCCAATGGCAAAGCTGCGCCGCCCTACCGAAATAA
- a CDS encoding DUF2071 domain-containing protein — protein MYQQWRDLLFLHWRVEPEMIQRTLPPGLFVDTFEGSAFLGLVPFFMREIRPRFVPAFPPISNFLETNVRTYVHDANGTPGVWFYSLDASQPLAVLIARAFFKLPYFHARMNAQRDNAGNIRYTTQRRGLDTPPSVFHYQGSDRPHLAEPDTLTFFLVERYILFANPPSGLHTGQVHHVPYPVQPANVTRWDGSLLALAGFPNLRRPPDSALYSPGVDVNVYALQK, from the coding sequence ATGTACCAGCAGTGGCGCGATCTGCTGTTCTTACATTGGCGTGTGGAGCCAGAGATGATCCAGCGGACGCTGCCGCCAGGGCTGTTTGTGGATACGTTTGAGGGGAGCGCGTTTTTGGGGCTGGTTCCCTTTTTTATGCGCGAGATTCGGCCACGGTTTGTGCCGGCATTTCCCCCCATCTCCAACTTCCTCGAAACCAACGTGCGCACCTACGTCCACGACGCCAACGGCACGCCCGGCGTCTGGTTCTACTCCCTCGACGCCAGCCAACCCCTGGCCGTCCTCATCGCCCGCGCCTTTTTCAAACTCCCCTACTTCCACGCCCGCATGAACGCCCAACGCGACAATGCCGGCAACATCCGCTACACCACCCAACGACGCGGCCTGGACACCCCCCCATCCGTCTTCCACTACCAGGGCAGCGACCGCCCCCACCTCGCCGAGCCAGACACCCTCACCTTCTTCCTCGTGGAGCGCTACATCCTCTTTGCCAATCCCCCATCCGGGCTGCACACCGGGCAGGTCCACCACGTCCCGTATCCCGTGCAACCGGCCAACGTGACCCGGTGGGACGGCTCGCTGCTGGCACTGGCCGGCTTCCCCAACCTGCGACGCCCCCCGGACAGCGCCCTCTACTCCCCCGGCGTGGACGTAAACGTATACGCGCTGCAAAAATGA
- a CDS encoding PQQ-dependent sugar dehydrogenase encodes MKSRFSLKLFLIGLALVIPLALLANHFLQPTGVVRGKSSAAPLTSELSAEQQLAQELALSDPRVLDYTAGKRAEVFGVRAVGEHFPVSSNACAQADCRQVEMYIFNENAAVTAIVDITGQQVLDVFYQPGVHPGINKRLADRALEIAINSQPVIDALGFKPTQADMAPVESGLVGTDCDNGHLCVGPTFELGDRILWAIVDLTDEKLAGLNYTRMEPNPPNNTIPFEPEGGCPSPGVVNRDGWQLSYEVTGTDALRVYNVTYNGVLVMTSGKAIEWHADYGVSGYTDYTGCGGGGGGFHINPYGETQVVDIYDNGQANVVGFEVIQDFRMSNWGNYCNYRYEQRFQFYNDGRFRTVAGAFGKGCGDNAIYRPLMRIDIAVAGDDADTFATWDGAAWQDQSVENWWSQGAPYTPEGYAWRVMDQSGAGYYMEPGQDNNFGDLGRGDDAFIYATQHHASEGDTDLGIIGTCCNDNYQQGPHIYLNNEAINNQNIVIWYVPQFVTDPSNTDGDGYYCWTISGEPNPETYPCWGGPMFVPIPQQPAAADIAVDPPSLEATLASGGTTTGSLTISNNGQADLNWVISEEGANANPLNLSLVPYVSGLAEPLNVTNAGDDRLFIVEKAGRIRIVDGNGSLLPTPFMNIDPRVGSNGSEQGLLGLAFHPNYANNGYFYVNYTNNSGNTTVSRFSVTEDANIADPNSEQILFTVAQPYSNHNGGNLRFGSDGYLYIGMGDGGSGGDPGNRAQNPLEWLGKMLRIDVDNGSPYAIPADNPFVGDPGTLDEIWALGVRNPWRFSFDRLTGDLFIADVGQNNWEEIDYQAASSGGGENYGWRCYEGTHAYNTSGCQPYSSYDAPIFEYSHGQGCSVTGGYRYRGTAYPAMFGHYLFADYCSGNFWSLVADGNGGWNSYAYPAAGGFGIVSFGEDSSGEMYAANISTGTVYHVTDNSPDSGIDWASAAPTSGTTSGGGSDEVVVTFDATGLAAGTYTGNLIITSNDPDTPELVYPLVLTVTGGQTMRSAGIGLWGQQVGSYVIARGLVLVRDGNNAAVPGAEVHVTWTKPNGTTTNQIGTTAANGTVWFQTGSLTTGAYTITVTNIVKTGYVFDPNSSVLSKTITIP; translated from the coding sequence ATGAAAAGTCGTTTTTCGCTCAAGTTGTTCCTGATCGGCCTGGCGCTGGTTATCCCACTGGCGCTGCTTGCCAATCACTTTTTGCAACCCACGGGGGTGGTCCGCGGCAAATCATCGGCTGCGCCATTAACCAGCGAACTATCAGCGGAACAGCAGTTGGCGCAGGAGTTGGCGCTATCTGATCCCCGCGTCCTCGACTACACGGCGGGCAAGCGCGCCGAGGTATTTGGCGTCCGCGCCGTCGGGGAGCATTTTCCTGTTTCCAGCAACGCCTGTGCCCAAGCGGATTGCCGGCAAGTTGAAATGTACATCTTCAACGAAAACGCCGCCGTAACAGCCATCGTAGACATCACCGGCCAGCAAGTACTGGATGTCTTCTACCAACCAGGCGTCCATCCCGGCATCAACAAACGACTCGCCGACAGAGCATTGGAGATAGCCATCAACAGCCAGCCCGTCATCGACGCCCTCGGCTTCAAACCCACCCAGGCGGACATGGCCCCGGTTGAGTCCGGGCTGGTGGGCACGGACTGCGATAACGGCCACCTCTGCGTCGGTCCCACATTTGAGCTGGGCGACCGCATTCTCTGGGCCATCGTGGACCTCACCGACGAAAAACTGGCAGGCCTCAACTACACCCGCATGGAACCCAATCCGCCCAACAACACTATCCCCTTCGAACCAGAAGGGGGTTGCCCCTCCCCCGGCGTCGTGAATCGGGATGGCTGGCAGTTGAGTTACGAAGTGACCGGTACGGACGCGCTGCGCGTGTACAACGTCACCTACAATGGCGTCCTCGTGATGACCAGCGGCAAAGCCATCGAATGGCACGCCGACTACGGCGTTTCCGGCTACACCGATTACACCGGCTGTGGCGGCGGCGGCGGCGGCTTCCACATCAACCCCTATGGCGAAACCCAGGTCGTCGACATCTACGACAACGGCCAGGCCAATGTGGTCGGCTTTGAAGTCATTCAAGACTTCCGCATGTCCAACTGGGGCAACTACTGCAACTATCGCTACGAACAACGCTTCCAGTTCTACAACGATGGCCGCTTCCGCACCGTCGCCGGCGCTTTTGGCAAAGGCTGCGGCGACAACGCCATCTACCGTCCCCTCATGCGCATTGACATTGCCGTCGCCGGCGACGACGCCGACACGTTCGCTACCTGGGACGGTGCGGCCTGGCAAGATCAGTCCGTGGAAAACTGGTGGTCGCAGGGCGCGCCCTACACGCCTGAAGGCTACGCCTGGCGCGTCATGGATCAATCGGGCGCCGGCTACTACATGGAACCAGGCCAGGACAACAACTTCGGCGACCTCGGGCGTGGTGATGATGCCTTCATTTATGCAACACAGCATCACGCTTCCGAAGGAGACACGGACCTGGGCATCATCGGCACGTGCTGCAACGACAATTATCAGCAAGGGCCGCACATTTATCTAAACAACGAAGCCATCAACAACCAGAACATCGTGATCTGGTACGTGCCCCAATTCGTCACTGACCCATCCAATACGGACGGCGACGGGTACTACTGTTGGACGATATCCGGCGAACCGAATCCCGAAACGTACCCCTGCTGGGGCGGCCCCATGTTTGTGCCCATCCCGCAGCAACCGGCGGCAGCCGACATTGCCGTGGATCCCCCCTCTCTGGAAGCCACCCTTGCTTCCGGCGGCACCACCACAGGCTCCTTGACGATCAGCAACAACGGGCAGGCCGACCTGAACTGGGTCATCAGCGAGGAAGGGGCAAATGCCAATCCGTTGAATCTGAGTCTGGTTCCCTACGTTTCCGGGTTGGCGGAGCCGTTGAATGTGACCAACGCGGGTGATGATCGGCTCTTCATCGTGGAAAAGGCGGGACGCATCCGCATCGTGGACGGCAACGGTAGCCTGCTGCCAACGCCCTTCATGAACATTGACCCCCGCGTCGGGTCGAATGGCAGCGAGCAGGGCCTGCTCGGGCTGGCGTTCCACCCCAATTATGCCAACAACGGCTATTTCTACGTCAACTACACGAACAACAGCGGCAATACGACAGTATCCCGCTTCAGCGTCACCGAAGACGCCAACATTGCCGACCCCAACAGTGAGCAGATTCTGTTCACCGTAGCGCAGCCGTACAGCAACCACAATGGCGGAAACCTGCGCTTCGGCAGTGATGGCTACCTGTACATTGGCATGGGCGACGGCGGCAGCGGTGGTGATCCGGGCAATCGGGCGCAGAATCCGCTGGAATGGTTGGGCAAGATGCTGCGGATCGACGTAGACAATGGCTCGCCCTACGCTATCCCCGCCGACAACCCGTTCGTGGGCGACCCGGGCACGTTGGATGAAATCTGGGCGCTGGGCGTCCGCAATCCCTGGCGATTCAGCTTTGATCGGCTGACCGGGGACCTGTTCATTGCCGATGTGGGCCAGAATAACTGGGAGGAAATTGACTACCAGGCGGCCAGCAGTGGCGGCGGCGAGAATTACGGCTGGCGCTGTTATGAAGGCACGCACGCCTACAACACGTCGGGTTGCCAGCCGTACAGCAGCTACGACGCCCCCATCTTTGAGTACAGTCACGGCCAGGGCTGCTCCGTCACGGGCGGCTATCGGTATCGCGGCACAGCCTATCCGGCCATGTTCGGGCACTACTTGTTTGCCGACTATTGCAGCGGCAACTTCTGGAGCCTGGTCGCGGATGGCAATGGGGGTTGGAATTCCTACGCATACCCGGCCGCGGGTGGTTTTGGCATCGTCTCCTTTGGTGAAGATAGCAGCGGCGAAATGTACGCGGCGAACATCTCTACCGGCACGGTCTACCATGTGACGGACAACTCGCCGGACAGTGGCATTGATTGGGCCAGCGCCGCGCCTACGAGTGGCACGACGAGCGGCGGCGGCTCCGACGAGGTGGTTGTCACCTTCGACGCCACCGGGCTGGCAGCCGGTACGTATACGGGCAACCTGATTATCACCAGCAACGACCCGGATACGCCGGAACTCGTTTACCCGCTAGTGCTGACGGTAACGGGTGGGCAAACAATGCGTTCTGCCGGCATTGGTCTCTGGGGACAGCAGGTTGGTTCTTACGTGATCGCGCGTGGTCTGGTGTTGGTGCGGGATGGCAACAATGCCGCCGTACCCGGCGCGGAAGTACACGTGACCTGGACCAAACCCAATGGCACGACCACGAATCAAATCGGCACCACCGCGGCGAACGGCACGGTCTGGTTCCAGACAGGCAGCCTGACCACGGGTGCGTACACAATCACCGTCACCAACATCGTCAAGACAGGCTACGTGTTCGACCCGAACAGCAGCGTCCTCTCTAAGACGATTACGATTCCGTAG
- the nudC gene encoding NAD(+) diphosphatase produces the protein MTQLFHSIATAPARITTPAWWFVFDNGHLLVRDDGSRYMVPTTAELALLGLSPHHTQYLGRLGEVDCLSGDVRAGISLPEGWRFLGLRRLFDRIDPDLLRVAVRAVQIVAWDRNTQFCGRCGQATQLKPDERAKLCPNCDLTTYPRISPAIIVAVTKGDTLLLARAHRHPPGFHSVLAGFVEPGETLEEAVEREIKEEVGLEVRNIRYFGSQPWPFPDSLMLAFTAEYAGGEIVLEETEIAAAGWYRAENLPLVPPPVSIARALIDAFVSAHASH, from the coding sequence ATGACACAGCTCTTTCACTCGATTGCCACCGCGCCCGCGCGGATCACCACGCCCGCCTGGTGGTTTGTGTTTGATAACGGCCATTTGCTGGTGCGGGACGACGGTTCCCGTTATATGGTCCCCACCACCGCTGAATTGGCGTTGTTAGGGCTGTCCCCGCACCACACGCAATACCTGGGGCGGCTGGGGGAGGTTGATTGTTTGTCAGGGGATGTACGTGCCGGCATTTCCCTCCCCGAAGGATGGCGTTTTCTTGGACTGCGCCGCCTTTTCGACCGCATCGACCCCGACCTGCTGCGCGTCGCCGTGCGCGCCGTGCAAATCGTCGCCTGGGACCGCAACACGCAATTTTGTGGCCGCTGCGGCCAGGCGACGCAACTGAAACCAGACGAGCGCGCCAAGCTCTGCCCCAACTGCGACCTTACCACCTACCCGCGCATCTCGCCCGCCATCATCGTCGCCGTCACCAAAGGCGACACCCTGCTGCTGGCCCGCGCCCACCGCCATCCACCCGGCTTCCACAGCGTCCTGGCGGGCTTCGTAGAGCCAGGCGAGACGCTGGAAGAAGCGGTCGAGCGGGAGATCAAGGAAGAAGTCGGCCTGGAAGTGCGGAACATTCGCTACTTTGGCAGCCAGCCGTGGCCGTTTCCCGACTCCCTCATGCTGGCCTTCACCGCCGAATACGCCGGCGGAGAAATCGTGCTAGAGGAAACTGAAATCGCCGCCGCGGGCTGGTACCGCGCCGAGAACCTCCCGCTCGTGCCACCTCCTGTCAGCATCGCCCGCGCCTTGATCGACGCCTTTGTCAGCGCGCACGCTTCGCACTGA